One Zeugodacus cucurbitae isolate PBARC_wt_2022May chromosome 3, idZeuCucr1.2, whole genome shotgun sequence genomic region harbors:
- the LOC105214793 gene encoding uncharacterized protein LOC105214793 isoform X2 — protein sequence MNSYTTNCSPEPLFKEITELFLNTFGTNTIPAGYVEGDNYGPKTNRQDFAKLFRVFYILIVLAVLCVLVLIMMILFILWYCKRRNYESESCSKIKFWTLFITTLLLLSLLLSAFGLYIVFRNISDLKKIEYTKSEDVKENKVDKIGEVVSKTLGKDFEKLKKNAISSCRNSDSLKDLYPATTKVRKISKVNFKNFTKYIDKHIIPTFNNTLLHDDVYRMFSRNFSAYMSAISQSGKKRVIQSNASRYDNYLYTLNDWGVLYNSSLSITKLMPYYAITAESSLRMRRVCMHIEDYFDEISVSVKQQRDFIKRKFKTLFQKTTTDHKAPYKFGYIICIIAIVILAIFLILLLCSLCLKFKAMIKPLIFIYIMLTLAFILMAFVKFYHFFYGVIEYNGLCKYNTRKPKVESFRRIMLKECTNNQNVYTLFAENRWINGLSDWNTIDETKINDDCLDTCTPMERQLLDSWYKHIKEYPNENFCRYKGIDKSWLDNIIITRENYTSEMADYFPIRTYYGRRINRTLCLLDLGKRGMQMLPRETQLKYKQCTVGYKLGKQYVQSLHPAIKEVSGMCQKTIDSCAAYKRELNDIVQNITNFKTKSEDQLKLQLGTCDDMLSSSKRKQEKYCGCDIYILNGVWVGSLIFLLGTLLALLLLPCLLCLFVKCSEEDRLMSRRDRGIEYSESDSRMGSESVHSIMLPSIALPKHVINSILDDSRVRYEVKKMN from the exons ATGAACTCATATACCACAAATTGTTCACCAGAACCATTATTCAAAGAAATTACGgaattatttttgaacacattCGGTACCAACACTATACCAGCCG GATATGTGGAGGGTGACAACTATGGCCCAAAAACAAATAGACAAGATTTCGCCAAATTATTTAGAGTGTTCTACATACTTATCGTACTTGCTGTTTTATGTGTTTTAGTATTGATAATGAT GATTCTTTTCATACTATGGTACTGCAAAAGACGCAATTATGAATCAGAGTCAtgcagcaaaataaaattctggACATTGTTTATTACCACACTGTTGCTGCTTTCGCTGTTATTGTCAGC GTTCGGACTCTATATTGTCTTCAGAAATATTTCAGATCTGAAGAAAATAGAATATACAAAATCCGAAGatgtgaaggaaaataaagtaGATAAGATCGGCGAAGTTGTTTCCAAAACACTTGgtaaagattttgaaaaattaaaaaaaaatgcaatttctaGTTGCAGGAATTCCG ATTCATTAAAGGATCTTTACCCTGCCACAACCAAAGTGCGGAAGATATCAAAAGTTAATTTCAAGAATTTCACCAAATACATCGACAAACACATCATACCGACTTTTAACAATACTTTGCTGCATGATGATG TATACCGAATGTTTTCacgaaattttagtgcttataTGAGTGCGATTTCGCAAAGTGGGAAAAAGAGAGTTATCCAAAGTAATGCCTCTCGTTATGAcaactatttatatacattaaaCGAC TGGGGGGTCTTATATAATTCTTCATTGTCGATTACAAAACTGATGCCTTACTACGCCATAACTGCGGAATCGTCCCTTAGGATGCGACGCGTTTGTATGCATATAGAGGattattttgatgaaatat CGGTGAGCGTCAAACAGCAAAGGGATTTTATTAAGAGAAAGTTCAAAACGTTATTTCAGAAGACAACTACGGATCATAAGGCTCCATACAAGTTTGGAtacattatatgtattatagCCATTGTG aTTCTTGCCATTTTTCTAATACTTCTATTATGCAGTTTGTGTTTGAAATTTAAAGCTATGATCAAACCTCTCATATT TATCTACATAATGCTCACATTGGCTTTCATTCTCATGGCTTTCGTCAAATTTTACCACTTCTTCTATGGAGTTATTGAATATAATGGATTGTGTAAATATAATACAAG GAAACCAAAAGTGGAAAGTTTCAGACGCATAATGCTTAAGGAATGCACGAATAATCAGAATGTGTACACATTATTTGCAGAAAATCGTTGGATAAACGGTTTATCTGATTGGAATACGATCgatgaaactaaaattaatGACGATTGCTTAGACACTTGCACCCCTATGGAACGACAGTTATTAGATAGTTGGTATAAACACATTAAGGAATATCCAAACGAAAATTTTTGTCGATATAAAGGAATAGATAAATCGTGGCTAGACAACATCATTATCACCCGTGAAAATTATACGTCAGA AATGGCTGACTACTTCCCAATCCGCACTTATTATGGTCGTCGAATTAATAGAACACTCTGTCTTTTGGATCTGGGAAAACGAGGCATGCAAATGTTACCACGAGAGACTCAACTAAAGTATAAACAGTGCACTGTTGGTTATAAACTTGGGAAACAATATGTCCAATCATTGCATCCGGCCATAAAAGAAGTTAGTGGTATGTGTCAGAAAACCATTGACTCTTGTGCGGCCTATAAAAGAGAACTGAATGACATCGTTCAGAACAtaactaattttaaaacaaaatctgAGGACCAGCTTAAGCTTCAACTTGGAACCTGTGATGATATGCTGAGCTCTTCAAAGAGAAAGCAGGAGAAATATTGTGGCTGTGACATATACATATTG AATGGTGTCTGGGTTGGTAGTCTTATATTCTTGTTGGGCACACTTTTGGCTCTCCTGCTTTTGCCTTGCTTATTGTGTCTATTCGTCAAATGTAGTGAGGAGGATCGTTTGATGTCAAG aagGGACCGTGGAATCGAATATAGTGAAAGCGATAGTAGAATGGGTAGTGAGTCTGTGCATTCAATAATGTTGCCATCTATAGCTCTACCAAAGCATGTAATAAACTCAATACTAGATGATTCGCGGGTTAGATATgaagttaaaaaaatgaattaa
- the LOC105214793 gene encoding uncharacterized protein LOC105214793 isoform X5, producing MMILFILWYCKRRNYESESCSKIKFWTLFITTLLLLSLLLSAFGLYIVFRNISDLKKIEYTKSEDVKENKVDKIGEVVSKTLGKDFEKLKKNAISSCRNSDSLKDLYPATTKVRKISKVNFKNFTKYIDKHIIPTFNNTLLHDDVYRMFSRNFSAYMSAISQSGKKRVIQSNASRYDNYLYTLNDWGVLYNSSLSITKLMPYYAITAESSLRMRRVCMHIEDYFDEISVSVKQQRDFIKRKFKTLFQKTTTDHKAPYKFGYIICIIAIVILAIFLILLLCSLCLKFKAMIKPLIFIYIMLTLAFILMAFVKFYHFFYGVIEYNGLCKYNTRKPKVESFRRIMLKECTNNQNVYTLFAENRWINGLSDWNTIDETKINDDCLDTCTPMERQLLDSWYKHIKEYPNENFCRYKGIDKSWLDNIIITRENYTSEMADYFPIRTYYGRRINRTLCLLDLGKRGMQMLPRETQLKYKQCTVGYKLGKQYVQSLHPAIKEVSGMCQKTIDSCAAYKRELNDIVQNITNFKTKSEDQLKLQLGTCDDMLSSSKRKQEKYCGCDIYILNGVWVGSLIFLLGTLLALLLLPCLLCLFVKCSEEDRLMSRRDRGIEYSESDSRMGSESVHSIMLPSIALPKHVINSILDDSRVRYEVKKMN from the exons GATTCTTTTCATACTATGGTACTGCAAAAGACGCAATTATGAATCAGAGTCAtgcagcaaaataaaattctggACATTGTTTATTACCACACTGTTGCTGCTTTCGCTGTTATTGTCAGC GTTCGGACTCTATATTGTCTTCAGAAATATTTCAGATCTGAAGAAAATAGAATATACAAAATCCGAAGatgtgaaggaaaataaagtaGATAAGATCGGCGAAGTTGTTTCCAAAACACTTGgtaaagattttgaaaaattaaaaaaaaatgcaatttctaGTTGCAGGAATTCCG ATTCATTAAAGGATCTTTACCCTGCCACAACCAAAGTGCGGAAGATATCAAAAGTTAATTTCAAGAATTTCACCAAATACATCGACAAACACATCATACCGACTTTTAACAATACTTTGCTGCATGATGATG TATACCGAATGTTTTCacgaaattttagtgcttataTGAGTGCGATTTCGCAAAGTGGGAAAAAGAGAGTTATCCAAAGTAATGCCTCTCGTTATGAcaactatttatatacattaaaCGAC TGGGGGGTCTTATATAATTCTTCATTGTCGATTACAAAACTGATGCCTTACTACGCCATAACTGCGGAATCGTCCCTTAGGATGCGACGCGTTTGTATGCATATAGAGGattattttgatgaaatat CGGTGAGCGTCAAACAGCAAAGGGATTTTATTAAGAGAAAGTTCAAAACGTTATTTCAGAAGACAACTACGGATCATAAGGCTCCATACAAGTTTGGAtacattatatgtattatagCCATTGTG aTTCTTGCCATTTTTCTAATACTTCTATTATGCAGTTTGTGTTTGAAATTTAAAGCTATGATCAAACCTCTCATATT TATCTACATAATGCTCACATTGGCTTTCATTCTCATGGCTTTCGTCAAATTTTACCACTTCTTCTATGGAGTTATTGAATATAATGGATTGTGTAAATATAATACAAG GAAACCAAAAGTGGAAAGTTTCAGACGCATAATGCTTAAGGAATGCACGAATAATCAGAATGTGTACACATTATTTGCAGAAAATCGTTGGATAAACGGTTTATCTGATTGGAATACGATCgatgaaactaaaattaatGACGATTGCTTAGACACTTGCACCCCTATGGAACGACAGTTATTAGATAGTTGGTATAAACACATTAAGGAATATCCAAACGAAAATTTTTGTCGATATAAAGGAATAGATAAATCGTGGCTAGACAACATCATTATCACCCGTGAAAATTATACGTCAGA AATGGCTGACTACTTCCCAATCCGCACTTATTATGGTCGTCGAATTAATAGAACACTCTGTCTTTTGGATCTGGGAAAACGAGGCATGCAAATGTTACCACGAGAGACTCAACTAAAGTATAAACAGTGCACTGTTGGTTATAAACTTGGGAAACAATATGTCCAATCATTGCATCCGGCCATAAAAGAAGTTAGTGGTATGTGTCAGAAAACCATTGACTCTTGTGCGGCCTATAAAAGAGAACTGAATGACATCGTTCAGAACAtaactaattttaaaacaaaatctgAGGACCAGCTTAAGCTTCAACTTGGAACCTGTGATGATATGCTGAGCTCTTCAAAGAGAAAGCAGGAGAAATATTGTGGCTGTGACATATACATATTG AATGGTGTCTGGGTTGGTAGTCTTATATTCTTGTTGGGCACACTTTTGGCTCTCCTGCTTTTGCCTTGCTTATTGTGTCTATTCGTCAAATGTAGTGAGGAGGATCGTTTGATGTCAAG aagGGACCGTGGAATCGAATATAGTGAAAGCGATAGTAGAATGGGTAGTGAGTCTGTGCATTCAATAATGTTGCCATCTATAGCTCTACCAAAGCATGTAATAAACTCAATACTAGATGATTCGCGGGTTAGATATgaagttaaaaaaatgaattaa
- the LOC105214793 gene encoding uncharacterized protein LOC105214793 isoform X4: MMILFILWYCKRRNYESESCSKIKFWTLFITTLLLLSLLLSAFGLYIVFRNISDLKKIEYTKSEDVKENKVDKIGEVVSKTLGKDFEKLKKNAISSCRNSDSLKDLYPATTKVRKISKVNFKNFTKYIDKHIIPTFNNTLLHDDVYRMFSRNFSAYMSAISQSGKKRVIQSNASRYDNYLYTLNDWGVLYNSSLSITKLMPYYAITAESSLRMRRVCMHIEDYFDEISVSVKQQRDFIKRKFKTLFQKTTTDHKAPYKFGYIICIIAIVILAIFLILLLCSLCLKFKAMIKPLIFIYIMLTLAFILMAFVKFYHFFYGVIEYNGLCKYNTRKPKVESFRRIMLKECTNNQNVYTLFAENRWINGLSDWNTIDETKINDDCLDTCTPMERQLLDSWYKHIKEYPNENFCRYKGIDKSWLDNIIITRENYTSEMADYFPIRTYYGRRINRTLCLLDLGKRGMQMLPRETQLKYKQCTVGYKLGKQYVQSLHPAIKEVSGMCQKTIDSCAAYKRELNDIVQNITNFKTKSEDQLKLQLGTCDDMLSSSKRKQEKYCGCDIYILNGVWVGSLIFLLGTLLALLLLPCLLCLFVKCSEEDRLMSRRDRGIEYSESDSRMGSESVHSIMLPSIALPKHVINSILDDSRVRYEVKKMN, from the exons ATGAT GATTCTTTTCATACTATGGTACTGCAAAAGACGCAATTATGAATCAGAGTCAtgcagcaaaataaaattctggACATTGTTTATTACCACACTGTTGCTGCTTTCGCTGTTATTGTCAGC GTTCGGACTCTATATTGTCTTCAGAAATATTTCAGATCTGAAGAAAATAGAATATACAAAATCCGAAGatgtgaaggaaaataaagtaGATAAGATCGGCGAAGTTGTTTCCAAAACACTTGgtaaagattttgaaaaattaaaaaaaaatgcaatttctaGTTGCAGGAATTCCG ATTCATTAAAGGATCTTTACCCTGCCACAACCAAAGTGCGGAAGATATCAAAAGTTAATTTCAAGAATTTCACCAAATACATCGACAAACACATCATACCGACTTTTAACAATACTTTGCTGCATGATGATG TATACCGAATGTTTTCacgaaattttagtgcttataTGAGTGCGATTTCGCAAAGTGGGAAAAAGAGAGTTATCCAAAGTAATGCCTCTCGTTATGAcaactatttatatacattaaaCGAC TGGGGGGTCTTATATAATTCTTCATTGTCGATTACAAAACTGATGCCTTACTACGCCATAACTGCGGAATCGTCCCTTAGGATGCGACGCGTTTGTATGCATATAGAGGattattttgatgaaatat CGGTGAGCGTCAAACAGCAAAGGGATTTTATTAAGAGAAAGTTCAAAACGTTATTTCAGAAGACAACTACGGATCATAAGGCTCCATACAAGTTTGGAtacattatatgtattatagCCATTGTG aTTCTTGCCATTTTTCTAATACTTCTATTATGCAGTTTGTGTTTGAAATTTAAAGCTATGATCAAACCTCTCATATT TATCTACATAATGCTCACATTGGCTTTCATTCTCATGGCTTTCGTCAAATTTTACCACTTCTTCTATGGAGTTATTGAATATAATGGATTGTGTAAATATAATACAAG GAAACCAAAAGTGGAAAGTTTCAGACGCATAATGCTTAAGGAATGCACGAATAATCAGAATGTGTACACATTATTTGCAGAAAATCGTTGGATAAACGGTTTATCTGATTGGAATACGATCgatgaaactaaaattaatGACGATTGCTTAGACACTTGCACCCCTATGGAACGACAGTTATTAGATAGTTGGTATAAACACATTAAGGAATATCCAAACGAAAATTTTTGTCGATATAAAGGAATAGATAAATCGTGGCTAGACAACATCATTATCACCCGTGAAAATTATACGTCAGA AATGGCTGACTACTTCCCAATCCGCACTTATTATGGTCGTCGAATTAATAGAACACTCTGTCTTTTGGATCTGGGAAAACGAGGCATGCAAATGTTACCACGAGAGACTCAACTAAAGTATAAACAGTGCACTGTTGGTTATAAACTTGGGAAACAATATGTCCAATCATTGCATCCGGCCATAAAAGAAGTTAGTGGTATGTGTCAGAAAACCATTGACTCTTGTGCGGCCTATAAAAGAGAACTGAATGACATCGTTCAGAACAtaactaattttaaaacaaaatctgAGGACCAGCTTAAGCTTCAACTTGGAACCTGTGATGATATGCTGAGCTCTTCAAAGAGAAAGCAGGAGAAATATTGTGGCTGTGACATATACATATTG AATGGTGTCTGGGTTGGTAGTCTTATATTCTTGTTGGGCACACTTTTGGCTCTCCTGCTTTTGCCTTGCTTATTGTGTCTATTCGTCAAATGTAGTGAGGAGGATCGTTTGATGTCAAG aagGGACCGTGGAATCGAATATAGTGAAAGCGATAGTAGAATGGGTAGTGAGTCTGTGCATTCAATAATGTTGCCATCTATAGCTCTACCAAAGCATGTAATAAACTCAATACTAGATGATTCGCGGGTTAGATATgaagttaaaaaaatgaattaa
- the LOC105214793 gene encoding uncharacterized protein LOC105214793 isoform X7 → MNSYTTNCSPEPLFKEITELFLNTFGTNTIPAGYVEGDNYGPKTNRQDFAKLFRVFYILIVLAVLCVLVLIMMILFILWYCKRRNYESESCSKIKFWTLFITTLLLLSLLLSAFGLYIVFRNISDLKKIEYTKSEDVKENKVDKIGEVVSKTLGKDFEKLKKNAISSCRNSDSLKDLYPATTKVRKISKVNFKNFTKYIDKHIIPTFNNTLLHDDVYRMFSRNFSAYMSAISQSGKKRVIQSNASRYDNYLYTLNDWGVLYNSSLSITKLMPYYAITAESSLRMRRVCMHIEDYFDEISVSVKQQRDFIKRKFKTLFQKTTTDHKAPYKFGYIICIIAIVILAIFLILLLCSLCLKFKAMIKPLIFIYIMLTLAFILMAFVKFYHFFYGVIEYNGLCKYNTRKPKVESFRRIMLKECTNNQNVYTLFAENRWINGLSDWNTIDETKINDDCLDTCTPMERQLLDS, encoded by the exons ATGAACTCATATACCACAAATTGTTCACCAGAACCATTATTCAAAGAAATTACGgaattatttttgaacacattCGGTACCAACACTATACCAGCCG GATATGTGGAGGGTGACAACTATGGCCCAAAAACAAATAGACAAGATTTCGCCAAATTATTTAGAGTGTTCTACATACTTATCGTACTTGCTGTTTTATGTGTTTTAGTATTGATAATGAT GATTCTTTTCATACTATGGTACTGCAAAAGACGCAATTATGAATCAGAGTCAtgcagcaaaataaaattctggACATTGTTTATTACCACACTGTTGCTGCTTTCGCTGTTATTGTCAGC GTTCGGACTCTATATTGTCTTCAGAAATATTTCAGATCTGAAGAAAATAGAATATACAAAATCCGAAGatgtgaaggaaaataaagtaGATAAGATCGGCGAAGTTGTTTCCAAAACACTTGgtaaagattttgaaaaattaaaaaaaaatgcaatttctaGTTGCAGGAATTCCG ATTCATTAAAGGATCTTTACCCTGCCACAACCAAAGTGCGGAAGATATCAAAAGTTAATTTCAAGAATTTCACCAAATACATCGACAAACACATCATACCGACTTTTAACAATACTTTGCTGCATGATGATG TATACCGAATGTTTTCacgaaattttagtgcttataTGAGTGCGATTTCGCAAAGTGGGAAAAAGAGAGTTATCCAAAGTAATGCCTCTCGTTATGAcaactatttatatacattaaaCGAC TGGGGGGTCTTATATAATTCTTCATTGTCGATTACAAAACTGATGCCTTACTACGCCATAACTGCGGAATCGTCCCTTAGGATGCGACGCGTTTGTATGCATATAGAGGattattttgatgaaatat CGGTGAGCGTCAAACAGCAAAGGGATTTTATTAAGAGAAAGTTCAAAACGTTATTTCAGAAGACAACTACGGATCATAAGGCTCCATACAAGTTTGGAtacattatatgtattatagCCATTGTG aTTCTTGCCATTTTTCTAATACTTCTATTATGCAGTTTGTGTTTGAAATTTAAAGCTATGATCAAACCTCTCATATT TATCTACATAATGCTCACATTGGCTTTCATTCTCATGGCTTTCGTCAAATTTTACCACTTCTTCTATGGAGTTATTGAATATAATGGATTGTGTAAATATAATACAAG GAAACCAAAAGTGGAAAGTTTCAGACGCATAATGCTTAAGGAATGCACGAATAATCAGAATGTGTACACATTATTTGCAGAAAATCGTTGGATAAACGGTTTATCTGATTGGAATACGATCgatgaaactaaaattaatGACGATTGCTTAGACACTTGCACCCCTATGGAACGACAGTTATTAGATAGTTG A
- the LOC105214793 gene encoding uncharacterized protein LOC105214793 isoform X6 — MIFGLYMAFANISDLKKIYTKPDVVSNEDVINEEKFDNIEDTVSKILVKDFEKLKDFAISSCGNSNSLKDLYPATTKLRKISSEKYKKFSNYIDDHIITSFAYMLRHEDVYRMFARNFSAYMSVEEEGRKIILDNNITLFDDYIFALSDWWVLHNTSMTITKLMSYYDITAKSDLRRIRVCMHIVDYFDEISVSVNQQRNFINEKFESIFETTTRDHKAPYKFGYIICIIAMVVLAILLLFLLCSLCLKFKTMVKPLIFIYIMLTLVFILMAFNTFYHFFYGVIEYNGLCEYNARKANVDSFRRRMLQACTSNQNVYTLLAENHWINGLSEWNTIDDSEIYDDCIDTCTPLERLFLFKLDESVREYPKECFCQYKGIDKKWLKNIESKHKEYAKTMTDFPSTETYYSDRIRKTSCVLDLAKQMDTPFTKKIYKNCIIAFDIGTEFAETFRTALDEVNDMCQTTIDSCSAYIRELNDLVQNITDFKIKSEDQLKLQFGTCDDMFRTSRIKQEKYCNCDIYTLNGVWVGSLIFLLGTLLALLLLPCLLCLFVKCSGKDRLLSSTSREVRDREGDDSLSRDSAYSILLPAITLPKHVINSIRDDPRVRYKVKKIN; from the exons TTTCGGACTCTACATGGCCTTCGCAAATATTTCAGATctcaagaaaatatatacaaaacccGATGTTGTGAGTAACGAAGATGTGATTAACGAGGAAAAATTTGATAACATCGAAGACACTGTTTCCAAAATCCTGgttaaagattttgaaaaattaaaagattttgcaATTTCTAGTTGCGGGAATTCCA ATTCCCTAAAGGATCTTTACCCTGCCACAACCAAATTGCGGAAAATATCATCCGAAAAATACAAGAAGTTCAGCAACTACATCGACGACCACATCATTACGTCTTTTGCCTACATGTTACGGCATGAAGATG TATACCGAATGTTTGCACGAAATTTCAGTGCTTATATGAGCGTGGAAGAGGAAGGACGAAAAATTATCCTCGATAATAATATCACTCTTTTTGATGACTATATATTTGCACTAAGTGAC TGGTGGGTCTTACATAATACTTCAATGACGATTACAAAACTGATGTCTTACTACGACATAACTGCGAAATCGGATCTTAGGAGGATACGCGTTTGTATGCATATTGTGGattattttgatgaaatat CGGTGAGCGTTAACcaacaaagaaattttattaacgaAAAGTTTGAATCGATATTTGAGACGACAACTAGAGATCATAAGGCTCCATACAAGTTTGGAtacattatatgtattatagCCATGGTG GTTCTTgccattcttcttctttttctattGTGCAGTTtgtgtttgaaatttaaaactatGGTCAAACCTCTCATATT TATCTACATAATGCTCACGTTGGTTTTCATTCTCATGGCTTTCAACACATTTTACCATTTCTTCTATGGAGTTATTGAATATAATGGATTGTGTGAATATAATGCAAG AAAAGCAAATGTGGATAGTTTCAGACGTAGGATGCTTCAGGCATGCACGAGTAATCAGAATGTGTATACATTATTGGCAGAAAATCATTGGATAAACGGTTTATCTGAATGGAATACGATCGATGATTCTGAAATTTATGACGATTGCATAGACACTTGTACCCCATTGGAACGACTATTCTTATTTAAATTGGATGAGTCGGTTAGGGAATATCCAAAGGAATGTTTTTGTCAATATAAAGGAATAGAtaaaaagtggctaaaaaacatcGAAAGCAAGCATAAGGAATATGCGAAAAC CATGACTGACTTCCCATCAACCGAAACTTATTATTCGGACCGAATTCGTAAAACCTCCTGTGTTTTGGATCTGGCAAAACAAATGGACACGCCattcactaaaaaaatatataaaaattgcattatagCTTTTGATATTGGAACAGAATTTGCCGAAACATTCCGAACGGCTCTTGATGAAGTTAATGATATGTGTCAAACAACTATCGACTCTTGTTCGGCATATATTAGAGAACTCAACGACCTCGTTCAGAACATAactgattttaaaataaaatctgagGACCAGCTTAAGCTTCAGTTTGGAACCTGTGATGATATGTTTAGAACTTCAAGGATAAAGCAGGAGAAATATTGTAATTGTGACATATACACATTG aatGGTGTCTGGGTTGGGAGTCTTATATTCTTGTTGGGCACACTTTTGGCTCTCCTGCTTTTGCCTTGCTTGTTGTGTCTATTCGTCAAATGTAGCGGGAAGGATCGTTTGCTGTCAAG caCGAGCCGTGAAGTCAGAGATAGAGAAGGTGATGATAGTTTGAGTAGAGACTCTGCTTATTCAATACTATTGCCAGCTATAACTCTACCAAAGCATGTAATAAACTCAATACGGGATGATCCGCGGGTTAGatacaaagtaaaaaaaattaattaa